The genomic interval CCACGCGCATCCGTAGAGTGCATGGGAACAGTCAAACATTTGTTTTGGGCCGATTACAAGTTTCAACTGAGGCGCGCCCACGGCACGCGGGACAGGCTGTCCCGCCTGATTTGGCAAAACAACGCCGACTTCTTGCGATGGACATGACGGCAATGTACACTCTTTTCCATAAATCGCTCAACGGACCAAAACCGGGCGATCGTCCGCGATTCCGAAAGAGATGCTCCGGGCATCGTGTGCTGTCGAATATACACGAAGTCCCCGGACAGGCCTTTCAGGAGCCTGCGGCTCGATCGGGGAGAACAGGCAGATGACGGGATGCTGGGGCGTGTTGGCCATGGCGTTGATTGCGGCGGGAAGCCCGCCGGGGGGTGGCGTGGAAAATCTGGTGGACTTCGCGGGCGGATCGTTACCGCCGAATATGAAGTTGAACAACACATCGGCGCAAATCGTCAAGCGCGACGGACGCCGCGTGTTGCGGGTTGATTTCGAGGCGGTGGACTGGCCGAACGTGTTCTTCACGCCGCCCGATGGGCCGGCGTGGGACTGGCGCGACTTTGCCGGCATCGAGGTCGAGCTGGACAATCCCGGACGGGATGCGGCGGACGTGTGCATCCGGGTGGACAACGAGGGCGGGGACGGATTGACCAATTGCAACACCGGCAGTGCCAGCATCGCCGGACGATCGTCCGGCACGCTGCGGGTGCGTTTCAGTACTCACGATTCGCAGCGCTTTTGGGGGATGCGCGGCCTGCCGGTGCGCGGCCCTGTGGGGCAAGGCCCGGCGCTTGATTTGTCGCGGGTTGTCGCGTACCAGGTTTTTTTGCCGCAGCCGCAAGCGCCGCGCACACTGTTTATTAAGTCCATTCGCCTGTTCGGCAAGGGGGCCTCGCTGGCGAATCTCATCGCGTTCCCATTTATTGATCGCTTTGGCCAATACGCCCATGCCGAATGGCCGGGCAAACTGAAGGACGAGACCGATTTTGCCCGGCGCGTCGCCAAGGAACGAAAGGATCTCGCCAAGACGCCGCGATTGCCGGGCCGCGACCGGTTCGGGGGGTGGGCGGACGGTCCCCAACTCGATGCGACCGGCTGGTTCCGAACGGAGAACGTTGACGGCCGCTGGTGGCTCGTCACGCCCGAAGGCCGGCTTTTCTTCTCGGCCGGCATGGATTGCGTCGGCACATGGGAGCAGACTTTCATCTCGGGCCGGGATGGATGGTTTGCGGACCTTCCCCCGGCTGACGATCCACGGTTCAAGGCCATGTACGGAGAGGTAAGCGGCGCGCACAGCATGGCTGAAGTCATCGGCGGCGGCGGCCGCACCTTCAATTTTTACCGCATGAACCTGTTTCGCAAGTATGGGGACGAATGGCCGGATCGCTGGCGCGAGAGCGTTTATCCGCGCTTGCAGTCATGGGGGTTCAACACCATCGCGAACTGGTCGCAGGGCGATGTGCTCGATAACAGCCCGATGCCGTTCACCGCCTCCATCGGCATCGGCGGCGAATGCCGGTTCATTGAAGGCGCGCGCGGGTATTGGGGCCGCATGCGCGACGTGTACGATCCCGCGTTTGAACAAATCGCGGAACAGTCCATAGCGCCCGTCGCGGGGCATTTCGGGTCGAACCCGCTGTGCATCGGTTATTTCGTGGACAACGAGATGCCGTGGGAGACGATCCGCCATGGCGCGCTGCTCAGCCCGCCCGATCAGCCCTGCCGGCAGGAACTGGTGCGGCAATTGCAGGAAAAGTACGGCAGCCTTGCGCGGCTGAACGAGGCATGGGGCACGGATGCCGCGGATTGGGATTCGCTGCGCGCGCCGGACAAGGCCACCCAGGCATGCAGGGCCGACCTCGACGCATGGGTGTACCGATTCGCGCGGCGTTATTTCGAGGTGGTGAACGCCGCAGTCAAGCGCCATGCGCCCAACCACCTGTATCTCGGCTGCCGTTTCGCGACCGCCCCGGACGCCGCCGTAAAGGCCTGCGCGGACGTCGTGGACGTCGTCAGTTACAACTTGTACAAGCGGACGATTCCGTGTGAACGCTGGTGCGGGGAAAACGGCCTAGGCAAGCCGATGATCATCGGCGAGTTCCATTTCGGCGCGCTCGACCGGGGCATGTTCCACACCGGCCTTGTGGCGACTGAAAACCAAAAGGACCGCGCCGCGCATTATATGCGCTATGTCGAAAGCGTCGTGCGGTGTCCGGCTTTCGTCGGCTGCCACTGGTTTCAGTACGTGGACGAACCCGTCACCGGACGCTGGTTCGACGGCGAAAATTACAATATCGGATTCCTCGACGTGACCGACACGCCTTATCCGGAAATGATCGCCGCCGCTCGAAAAATCCACGCACGCATGTATGAATTGCGCGCGTCCACAACCCCGTTGCCGAGCACAACCGCCCAGCGCGGTCATTGATCCGCCGGAACTGTCGGATCCGTCGGATCGGGCCGGTCCGGCTGCAAAAACTGCCGGACATGGCAGGAATTGCTTGCATCTTTCTTTCAGAAAACGCCGATCCAAAACTCGTAAAATACTGAATATCAAATACTTAGGCTTCAATTACTTCTTTTGGCACCCGCCTTGCTGTTTTCAGTTGACCTGTCCCATTCAGGTCTATCCCCGTGAGTGGTTGGCCCGGGGTGCGGGAGCGGTTCCCATTGCCGGTCTCGCGTCCGTCGCTGGAACATGCCCCAGGGCCACCGAAGACAACGCCGTGAGGCGATTGCATACGGGGCGGGAATGCGCACGACGACGGAGGACCGAAGGTGCAGAAAAGCCTGTACACGGCGGCGGTTGGGATGGTGGCGGTCGAGGAACGTCAAGCCGTCATCGCGAACAACATCGCCAACGCCTCCACGACCGGTTTTCGCCGTCAGCAACCCGTCCAGAAGGGTTTTTACGAAATTCTAACGAACACGGCCAAACGTCCGGCATGGTTCGATTCGCAAATTGGCCCGGGAGGCGGCGCGCAAATGGTCGAGACGTTCACCGACACGGCCGCGGGCGCGTTTACAGCCACGGACGATCCGCTGAATATCGCGTTGAGCGGGCCGGGATACCTCGCGGTGAGCACGCCCTCGGGCGAGCGGTTCACGCGGGCCGGCGCGCTCACGATTGACGTGAACAAGCAACTTGCCACGTCCGACGGCTTTCCCGTGATGGGCCAAGGCAGCCAGCCAATCGCCATCAACGGAACGGATGTGCAGATTGCCGGCGATGGGACCGTCCAGGTGGACGGCCAGGCGGTTGGAAAACTGCGCCTAGTCGAGTTTGAAGATCCGCACATGCTCGAACGGCAGGGACACAATCTCTATCGCGCGAGCGAGGCGGCGCTGGGACGTTCGTCGGAAGCCTCGGGCACGACCATCCATTCCAAAACGCTTGAATTGTCCAACGTCAACATGCCGAAGGAAATGGTTTCGATGATTTCGGCCTTGCGGGTGTACGAGGCGAACCAGAAGGTAATCGCCACGGCGGATGAAACGATGGGGCGCCTGATCGAACAGGTCGGCGCGCCGGCATAACGGGGAGGATGTCATGATTCGCGCATTGTTTACGGCGGCCACGGGCATGATCGGCCAGCAGATGAACATTGACACGATCGCCAACAATCTGGCGAACGTGAACACGACCGGGTTCAAGAAGAGCCGGGTCAATTTCCAGGATCTGCTGTACGAAACGCTCAAGCCCGCCGGCACGGAAACCGCGGCGGGCACCACCATTCCGGAAGGCATCCAGGTCGGCCATGGCGTGCGCCCGTCGGCCATCGCGAAATTGTTTACGCCGGGGAACATGATTCAGACCGGCAATCCGCTCGATCTCGTCATCGAAGGCAACGGCTTTTTCCAGATCCTGCTGCCGGACGGCACGACGGCCTACACGCGCGACGGTTCCTTCAAATTGAACCAGGAAGGCATCATCATGACGGCGGACGGCTATCAATTGACGCCGGGCATCACGGTTCCCACCAATTACGAGCAATTGACCGTCGGTTCGGACGGCACGGTGTCCGCGCGGATACCCGGTTCGACGGCCCCGTCGAATCTGGGCCGCATCGAACTGGCGCGATTTCCCAATCCGGCGGGATTGGATTCACGGCTTGGACGCAACCTGCTGCTTGAAACACAGGCTTCGGGTCCGCCCACCACCGGCCAGCCCGGCCTGGACGGCATCGGCCTGCTCGAACAGGGATTCGTCGAGAATTCGAACGTGCAGGTGGTCGAGGAAATCCTCCAGATGATCATCGCTCAGCGGGCGTACGAAGCCAACTCGAAGGTCATCCAGACCTCGGACGAAATGCTCCAACTCGCGAACAACGTGAAACGGTAAATCCAAGGATAATGCCGAATGGCGCTGAAACGGACGGTTGTTGAAAACATGCGGGGCTTCTTCATCATCGCTTCGATGCGGAAGCCGACGCCGTTTTCTTTCATCCGCCCGCTTTCATCCTTCAGCCTATTCTTTGGCTTGTTTCTTCTTTCCTGTTCGTCTTTTGCCCTTTCCATCGCGATGAAGTCCGAAGCGACGGTTGCGGACCCGATGATTACCATCGGCGACGTGGCCATGGTTTCCGGAGAAGGCGCGGATGCGGTTGCCGCGCTCGACTTGGGTCCGGCGCCGGAAGCGGGCGCCGAACGGCGGCTGACCGCCGCGGCCGTCGCCACGCGGATTCGCGGCGCGGGATGGGCCGCGGAATCCATCGAGATGATGGGTGCGCCCGCGGTCCGTGTCATGGGTCCGTGCGAACGCATCACCCGCGACGTGATAGCGGAGGATCTGCGCCGGTTCATCGAGTCGAAGATGCCGTGGACCGCCTCCGAGGCCGAAATCGAAATTGCCCGCCCGCCGCAGGATCTGGTGCTTCCGCCGGGGGAAGTCGTTGTCGAATGGCAGACCGATCCGCATTATCGTTATGTGGGGCCCGCGGCGTTTCGCGGCGTGGTCACGGTGGATGGAAAACCGAGCCGGACGATTCTGTGCCGCGCAAAAGTCGAGGCCTACACGGACGTTGTGGTCGCGGCGACGGCCCTTGCCGCGGACCGGCCGATTGAATTGAACGATGTGACGCTTGAACGGCGGGCGGTCTCGACGCTGCGCGACGGCGCCTTTCTCGATCCCGCCGAAGTCGCGGGCATGGTTCCCCGGGTGTCGGTGCCGGCCGGGCAGGCATTGACCAAACGTCTGGTTTTGCCGCGCATGGCCGTGAAGCGCAATCAATTGGTCACGGTCGAGACGCAGTCCGGCGGGCTGGCCGTCACGACCGAAGCCCGGGCCGACATGGACGGCGCGATAGGTTCGATCGTCACATGCACAAATCTCAACTCGAAACAGCCGTTCCAGGGTGTGGTTCGCGCGGACGGGGTGGTGGTGATCCGATGAAAAGACGTGTGATGGTTTTCATGGCATTGGCGGCGTTGGCTCCGGCGGCGGCCTTCGCGGACTCTCTTTTCCAGGCGTCGAACGTCAGAAAGACGACGCTTATCGCGAAACACAACCGTTTCGAGGTGGGCGACGTGATCACGGTGCTCATCCAGGAAAAAATCAACGCCTCGACGACCTCGAACACGAACACCAAGAAAGAATCCACCGTGCAGTCGGAAGCGCCGATGGACGCCTCGAACACGTTTCTGACGGACCATAGCAACACCGGGCTCGGCATCGTGTCGAAAGAGGCGCTTCCCAACTGGGACATCCAGGCCAAGAACGAACTCAAGGCACGCGGACAGACCGATCGCGTCGCCCAGTTGACGACGAGCATCAGTTGCCTCGTCACGCGGGTGGACGATTCAGGCAATCTGCATATCGAGGGCGACAAGACGGTTTCGATGAACCGGGAGGATTCGACGATACACGTTTCGGGCATCGTGCGCGCGCGCGACGTGACGCCGGCCAACACGGTTCTTTCGACGCAGGTGGCCAATGCCCAAATCATTCTGCGGGGCAAGGGCCCGTTGTGGAACAGCCAGCGGCGCGGGCTGATCACGCGCATGCTCGATTGGTTTTCCCCCTTCTGAGGAGCGGCACAAGGCATGATCGGCATCAGACATACGGCGACCGGGATTGCGCTGGCGGCGCTGTGCGCGCTGATGGCCGGCCCGGCCGGCGCCACACGCATCAAGGATCTCTGTGAAATTCAGGGCGCACGGGGCAACATGCTCATCGGCACGGGCATCGTCGTCGGTCTCGCGGGCACGGGCGACAAGAGCACGGCGGCCATCACCGCGCAGCAGCGCGTGATGGAGCGGCTCGGGATCGCCGTGGACAGCCTCAAGGAACTCAAGTCGGACAACGCGGCGATCGTCATGGTCACGGCGGAGTTGCCGGCCTTCGCGAAGGAAGGCACGCGCATTGACGTGACGGTCGAGTCGGTGTACGATTGCAAGAGTCTCGAAGGCGGGACGCTGCTCGAAACGTACCTGCACGGTCCGGGCGACGCGGAAACGGTCTATGCGGTCGCACAAGGCCCGCTTTCGATAGGCGGATTCAACGCGACGGGCGGCGGTGGAGGCGGCGGCGTGCGCAAGAACCACGCGACGGCGGGCCGCATCCCGATGGGGGCCTTCGTCGAGCGCGAGGCGCCTTCGACGATTACCGACGGCGAACGCCTCATGTTGCTGTTGAAACGCCCCGATTTCGTGACCGCGGACAACATCCAGAACAAACTCAACGAACAGATTGGCCCGGATTGTGCGGCGGCGCTCGGCGCGGGCGCGATCAACATCCTGATTCCCGAGGCGGAACGCCGGGACTTGGTCCGATTCATCGCGCGGGTTCAGGATATCGAAGTGCAGAGCGACATGGGTTCGCGCGTGGTGATCAACGAGCGGACGGGGACCATCGTGGTCGGTTCGCGCGTCATGATCAAGCCCTGCCAGGTCGCGCACGGCAACCTGACCATCAAAATATCCACCATGCCGGTGATTTCGCAGCCGCTGCCGGAGACCCAGGGGCAAACGGTCGCCGCCGTGGCCCGGCAGACCGAAACCCGGGAAGACGAAGGCTTTCTCCTGCCGGTACAGGGCACCTCCGCGGGCGAAGTGGCCGAGGCGTTGAACAAACTGAAGACGACGCCGCGGGATATGATTTCGATATTCCAGGCGCTTCGGCAGGCGGGCGCGCTCGAGGCGGATTTGGAGATTATGTGATGCTGCTGTACGTGAACCCGCTCGAATCGCGCGCCGTGGGCCCGACCTTTGCGGGCCGCGATCCATCCGCCCGGGAAAAAACGGCGCTGCGGGAACTGGAGCACCTGTTTCTCTTCACGATGATCAAGGAAATGCGGAAAACCACCGAAACGGCGAAGCCCGTTGACCGTTCGCACGCGCGGGAAATCTACGACGAAATGCTCGACGACGCCCTGAGCGGCGAAATGGCGCGCAGCGGGCAGGTCGGGCTGGCCAAGACGATCGAAGCGCAATTGCGCGCGGCGGAACAGGGCATCCCCGCAAGGCGGGCGGCGCCGGTAAAGGCCATGGCGCACCATGCCGATATATCGAAGGAATTCAACCGATGGGAAGGAGTGAATGGACGATGAATCCGGTAGCGTTGATTGGAGGCGTGAATTCGCTGTTGCAACTGGGGCAGGCGGCCCGGAACGTGTTGTCGCCGGCCGGACGTTCGAGTCCCTCGAACCGTTTTGAAAACCAGTTGAACCGGGCCAT from Candidatus Hydrogenedentota bacterium carries:
- a CDS encoding flagellar hook-basal body protein, with product MQKSLYTAAVGMVAVEERQAVIANNIANASTTGFRRQQPVQKGFYEILTNTAKRPAWFDSQIGPGGGAQMVETFTDTAAGAFTATDDPLNIALSGPGYLAVSTPSGERFTRAGALTIDVNKQLATSDGFPVMGQGSQPIAINGTDVQIAGDGTVQVDGQAVGKLRLVEFEDPHMLERQGHNLYRASEAALGRSSEASGTTIHSKTLELSNVNMPKEMVSMISALRVYEANQKVIATADETMGRLIEQVGAPA
- the flgG gene encoding flagellar basal-body rod protein FlgG, whose protein sequence is MIRALFTAATGMIGQQMNIDTIANNLANVNTTGFKKSRVNFQDLLYETLKPAGTETAAGTTIPEGIQVGHGVRPSAIAKLFTPGNMIQTGNPLDLVIEGNGFFQILLPDGTTAYTRDGSFKLNQEGIIMTADGYQLTPGITVPTNYEQLTVGSDGTVSARIPGSTAPSNLGRIELARFPNPAGLDSRLGRNLLLETQASGPPTTGQPGLDGIGLLEQGFVENSNVQVVEEILQMIIAQRAYEANSKVIQTSDEMLQLANNVKR
- a CDS encoding flagellar basal body L-ring protein FlgH; translation: MKRRVMVFMALAALAPAAAFADSLFQASNVRKTTLIAKHNRFEVGDVITVLIQEKINASTTSNTNTKKESTVQSEAPMDASNTFLTDHSNTGLGIVSKEALPNWDIQAKNELKARGQTDRVAQLTTSISCLVTRVDDSGNLHIEGDKTVSMNREDSTIHVSGIVRARDVTPANTVLSTQVANAQIILRGKGPLWNSQRRGLITRMLDWFSPF
- a CDS encoding rod-binding protein, which codes for MLLYVNPLESRAVGPTFAGRDPSAREKTALRELEHLFLFTMIKEMRKTTETAKPVDRSHAREIYDEMLDDALSGEMARSGQVGLAKTIEAQLRAAEQGIPARRAAPVKAMAHHADISKEFNRWEGVNGR
- a CDS encoding beta-galactosidase, coding for MTGCWGVLAMALIAAGSPPGGGVENLVDFAGGSLPPNMKLNNTSAQIVKRDGRRVLRVDFEAVDWPNVFFTPPDGPAWDWRDFAGIEVELDNPGRDAADVCIRVDNEGGDGLTNCNTGSASIAGRSSGTLRVRFSTHDSQRFWGMRGLPVRGPVGQGPALDLSRVVAYQVFLPQPQAPRTLFIKSIRLFGKGASLANLIAFPFIDRFGQYAHAEWPGKLKDETDFARRVAKERKDLAKTPRLPGRDRFGGWADGPQLDATGWFRTENVDGRWWLVTPEGRLFFSAGMDCVGTWEQTFISGRDGWFADLPPADDPRFKAMYGEVSGAHSMAEVIGGGGRTFNFYRMNLFRKYGDEWPDRWRESVYPRLQSWGFNTIANWSQGDVLDNSPMPFTASIGIGGECRFIEGARGYWGRMRDVYDPAFEQIAEQSIAPVAGHFGSNPLCIGYFVDNEMPWETIRHGALLSPPDQPCRQELVRQLQEKYGSLARLNEAWGTDAADWDSLRAPDKATQACRADLDAWVYRFARRYFEVVNAAVKRHAPNHLYLGCRFATAPDAAVKACADVVDVVSYNLYKRTIPCERWCGENGLGKPMIIGEFHFGALDRGMFHTGLVATENQKDRAAHYMRYVESVVRCPAFVGCHWFQYVDEPVTGRWFDGENYNIGFLDVTDTPYPEMIAAARKIHARMYELRASTTPLPSTTAQRGH
- the flgA gene encoding flagellar basal body P-ring formation chaperone FlgA, whose amino-acid sequence is MALKRTVVENMRGFFIIASMRKPTPFSFIRPLSSFSLFFGLFLLSCSSFALSIAMKSEATVADPMITIGDVAMVSGEGADAVAALDLGPAPEAGAERRLTAAAVATRIRGAGWAAESIEMMGAPAVRVMGPCERITRDVIAEDLRRFIESKMPWTASEAEIEIARPPQDLVLPPGEVVVEWQTDPHYRYVGPAAFRGVVTVDGKPSRTILCRAKVEAYTDVVVAATALAADRPIELNDVTLERRAVSTLRDGAFLDPAEVAGMVPRVSVPAGQALTKRLVLPRMAVKRNQLVTVETQSGGLAVTTEARADMDGAIGSIVTCTNLNSKQPFQGVVRADGVVVIR
- a CDS encoding flagellar basal body P-ring protein FlgI yields the protein MIGIRHTATGIALAALCALMAGPAGATRIKDLCEIQGARGNMLIGTGIVVGLAGTGDKSTAAITAQQRVMERLGIAVDSLKELKSDNAAIVMVTAELPAFAKEGTRIDVTVESVYDCKSLEGGTLLETYLHGPGDAETVYAVAQGPLSIGGFNATGGGGGGGVRKNHATAGRIPMGAFVEREAPSTITDGERLMLLLKRPDFVTADNIQNKLNEQIGPDCAAALGAGAINILIPEAERRDLVRFIARVQDIEVQSDMGSRVVINERTGTIVVGSRVMIKPCQVAHGNLTIKISTMPVISQPLPETQGQTVAAVARQTETREDEGFLLPVQGTSAGEVAEALNKLKTTPRDMISIFQALRQAGALEADLEIM